Part of the Pseudomonas sp. ADAK13 genome is shown below.
GACAGCGCGTGGGAAATCGCGGTGTTGCGGTTCTCTGAAATATTCAGCGGCAGGCGAATCGAGCTGCAACGGCTGCGCAGTGCGCGGCTTTTCACAAGGCCGTACGGGTCGGGCAGTACCACTTCGTCATCGGCTTCGAAATCCAGCAGGCTCTTGTAGAACAGCACCCAACTGTCGAGGCTGTCGGCGGGCAACGCCATGGCCATGTGGTCGATGCGCAGCAGTCCGCCGCTGGCAGCGCTCGCCGGTTGCAGGTTGAAATCGGTGTCGTAGAGGCCACCTTCGTTCTGGTCTACCAGGTAGATCAGGCTGCCATCCGGTGCACGCACCGCCGCCAGCTCCAGCTCATTAGGGCCGACCAGGCCGCGATACGGCTGGCCCTTGTAGGCCACCGCCCGCTCCAGGGCCTTGGCGCTGTCTTTCACGCGGATCGCCGTGGCGCACAACGACGGGCCATGGGCCTCGAAAAAATTATGGGCGAAGGAATAGGGTTCACAGTTGAGGATCAGGTTGATATCACCCTGGCGCAGCAGGCTGACGCTCTTGGAGCGATGCTGCCCGGCCTTGACGAAGCCCAGGCGCTCCAGCCATGAGGTGAGCTTGGCGCCGAGGTTTTCATCCACAGCGAATTCGAGGAATTCAATGCCGTCGTATTCGCTGGCGGCGGGGGTTTGAAACAAAATCTCGGGGACCGGTTTGGCTTCCTCGGCCAGCCGCTGGCGGGTCTTCTCTTCGAGATACAGCAGCGAGCGCAGGCCGTCGGCGGCATTCGCCCGGGTCGGTGCGGCGCGGAAGCCGTCGTTGAAGATTTCCAACGACAACGGCCCGGTGTAGCCGCTCTTGACGATCGGGGCCAGGAAGCCTGCCAGGTCGAATTCGCCCTGGCCGGGGAAGCAGCGAAAATGCCGGCTCCATTCCAGTACGTCCATCGCCAGGATCGGCGCGTCGGCCATCTGCACAAAGAAAATCTTGTCGCCGGGGATCTCGGCGATGGCACTCGGGTCGCCCTTGAGGGACAGCGTGTGGAAGCTGTCGAGCAACACGCCGAGGCTCGGGTGATCGATCTTGCGCACCAGGTTCCACACCTGTTGCCAGGTGTTCACATGCCGTCCCCACGCCAGCGCTTCGTAGCCAATGCGCAGGCCACGGCGGCCGGCGTGTTCGGCCAGCAGGCTCAAATCATCCAGCAGAATGCTTTCATCGCCGACGGCATCGGCTGACGCGTTACTGCACACCAACACCAGGTCGGTGCCCAACTCCTGCATCAAATCGAACTTGCGCTCGGCCCGCTCCAGGTTGCGCGCCAGGCGGTCGCGGCGGCAGCCCTCAAAATCCCGGAACGGCTGGAACAGGGTGATGGCAATGCCGAGGTCGGCGCACATTTGCCTAACTTCACGCGGACTGCCGTCGTAATACAGCAGATCGTTTTCAAAGATTTCCACGCCATCAAACCCGGCCGCCGCGATGGCTTCGAGTTTTTCCGGCAGGGTTCCGCTCAAGGAAACGGTGGCGATGGAGCGTTGCATGGGGCGACTCCCGGCATTGAGGCATGTCTTGTTTACGGCAAATTATTGGCCGCTAAACTCATCACAGCAATTGAAATGTACGAACCGGTTAGTTTTATGGGCGATTATCGAACAGAATGGCAATCAGCGAATTGACGATTTTTTAGCCACTGCGCACCATCGACAGCACATTGAGTCCCGCTCCTGTTGAGCGGCCTCGGTTAACCAAGACCCTGAACACACCATAAAAATTTCAAAAAAACGGGTACTTCCTCATGCCTTCGCAAACTCCCGCCGTGGCCGTGCGCCACAGCAATCCCCATAGCGGCATCGGCGACAAAATCCGTGGCGCCATGGCTGTCGGTAAAACCCGCTGGGGCATGCTGGCCCTGGTGTTTTTCGCCACCACCCTGAACTACATCGACCGCGCCGCCCTTGGCGTGATGCAGCCGATCCTGGCCAAGGAAATGAGCTGGACGGCGATGGACTACGCCAACATCAACTTCTGGTTCCAGGTGGGTTACGCAATCGGCTTTGTGCTGCAAGGCCGGCTGATCGACCGGGTCGGCGTCAAGCGCGTGTTCTTCTGCGCGGTGCTGCTGTGGAGCCTGGCCACCGGCGCCCACGGCCTGGCCACCTCGGCAGTGG
Proteins encoded:
- the quiC gene encoding 3-dehydroshikimate dehydratase QuiC — translated: MQRSIATVSLSGTLPEKLEAIAAAGFDGVEIFENDLLYYDGSPREVRQMCADLGIAITLFQPFRDFEGCRRDRLARNLERAERKFDLMQELGTDLVLVCSNASADAVGDESILLDDLSLLAEHAGRRGLRIGYEALAWGRHVNTWQQVWNLVRKIDHPSLGVLLDSFHTLSLKGDPSAIAEIPGDKIFFVQMADAPILAMDVLEWSRHFRCFPGQGEFDLAGFLAPIVKSGYTGPLSLEIFNDGFRAAPTRANAADGLRSLLYLEEKTRQRLAEEAKPVPEILFQTPAASEYDGIEFLEFAVDENLGAKLTSWLERLGFVKAGQHRSKSVSLLRQGDINLILNCEPYSFAHNFFEAHGPSLCATAIRVKDSAKALERAVAYKGQPYRGLVGPNELELAAVRAPDGSLIYLVDQNEGGLYDTDFNLQPASAASGGLLRIDHMAMALPADSLDSWVLFYKSLLDFEADDEVVLPDPYGLVKSRALRSRCSSIRLPLNISENRNTAISHALSSYRGSGVHHIAFDCADIFAEVSRAKDAGVPLLDIPLNYYDDLAARFDFDDEFLSQLAYYNVLYDRDAQGGELFHVYTEPFEGRFFFEIIQRKNGYAGYGAANVAVRLAAMAKSRSGAARQARL